A single region of the Lycium barbarum isolate Lr01 chromosome 2, ASM1917538v2, whole genome shotgun sequence genome encodes:
- the LOC132621529 gene encoding heat shock 70 kDa protein 15-like: METDEASATPSTTSETDVNMQDGAAASGANNGVPESGDKPVQMETDAKVEAPKKKVKKTFVPVTKIVYGAMAAADVQKAVEKGFEMALQDHVMEETKDKKNVVESYVYDMRNKVFGSCIFIVQLQLFQPLLWISTLQVNTS, encoded by the exons ATGGAAACAGATGAAGCTTCAGCTACTCCTTCAACTACATCAGAAACTGATGTAAATATGCAGGATGGTGCAGCTGCTTCAGGGGCTAACAATGGTGTTCCGGAGTCTGGAGACAAACCTGTCCAAATGGAGACAGATGCTAAG GTTGAAGCTCCCAAGAAAAAGGTCAAGAAGACATTTGTACCAGTGACAAAGATTGTTTATGGTGCAATGGCAGCTGCTGATGTTCAGAAGGCTGTTGAGAAAGGATTTGAAATGGCTCTTCAGGATCATGTTATGGAAGAGACAAAGGACAAGAAGAATGTTGTTGAGTCCTATGTTTATGACATGAGGAATAAAGTATTTGGTTCCTGCATATTTATTGTCCAACTGCAGCTGTTTCAACCTTTGTTGTGGATCTCCACATTACAAGTCAATACTAGTTAA